Proteins from a single region of Chitinibacter bivalviorum:
- a CDS encoding DUF4124 domain-containing protein: MQVNKLILSLVIFLLSNQVLAGKVYQWRDADGRVFYSDQPPPVMGVKERSIKPNVLGNASKAQQTASQVKESPTIVLWVSAQCEPMCSNAIAILDQRNVPYEVRNADPKNEKSMLALFNDAGTMQVTPPILIIGKEVYKDWNSAVWQGALTKAGYPLGKK; this comes from the coding sequence ATGCAAGTGAATAAATTAATACTGAGCCTAGTTATTTTCTTGCTCAGCAATCAGGTTTTGGCGGGTAAAGTTTATCAATGGCGAGATGCGGATGGACGCGTTTTTTATTCTGACCAACCGCCGCCTGTGATGGGTGTGAAGGAGCGCAGTATCAAACCCAATGTATTGGGCAATGCCAGCAAAGCGCAGCAAACTGCCAGTCAGGTTAAAGAGTCGCCAACGATCGTGTTGTGGGTGAGCGCGCAATGCGAGCCGATGTGCAGCAATGCCATTGCGATCTTGGATCAACGTAATGTGCCATATGAAGTGCGAAATGCTGATCCTAAAAATGAGAAAAGCATGCTGGCGCTGTTTAATGATGCGGGCACCATGCAGGTGACTCCGCCCATTCTGATTATTGGCAAAGAAGTTTATAAAGACTGGAATAGTGCCGTGTGGCAGGGCGCTTTAACGAAGGCGGGCTATCCATTAGGTAAAAAATAA
- a CDS encoding Nudix family hydrolase, whose protein sequence is MTSRKITRVAAAILIQPDGQFLLASRPIGKPYAGYWEFPGGKLEAGEAAIDALARELHEELGIEVKQATPWLCQRFDYPHALVELSFFKVTAWEGDLHAREGQLFAWQKPMQLTVSPILPANGPILRGLAMNETLLFSPAGLIGEADFLERAKLHWQAGPAWLVLREPQLDTQQYRQLCLKLAQIPRPHGGMLIGHGELSTLVDLPLDGVHLTSRQLMALQQRPAQFNWVGASTHNESELAQANRLGLDYTVLGHVCASASHPDQAPLGWTQFADLLAQGWSSPCFAIGGQSMATLAQAQAAGAQGVAILSAAWR, encoded by the coding sequence ATGACTTCAAGAAAAATTACCCGCGTTGCTGCCGCTATCTTAATTCAGCCTGATGGCCAATTCTTGCTGGCGAGCCGTCCCATTGGAAAACCGTACGCCGGTTACTGGGAGTTTCCCGGGGGGAAACTTGAGGCTGGCGAAGCGGCGATTGATGCGCTTGCGCGCGAGTTGCATGAAGAGCTTGGGATTGAAGTGAAGCAGGCTACGCCATGGCTATGTCAGCGATTTGATTATCCACATGCGCTGGTCGAGTTGTCGTTTTTTAAAGTGACCGCTTGGGAAGGTGACTTACATGCGCGAGAAGGCCAGTTGTTTGCCTGGCAAAAACCAATGCAGCTCACGGTATCGCCCATTTTGCCTGCTAATGGGCCGATACTCAGAGGGCTCGCGATGAATGAAACTCTTCTTTTCTCGCCCGCGGGCTTGATTGGTGAGGCTGATTTTCTGGAACGCGCCAAACTTCACTGGCAAGCTGGCCCTGCATGGCTGGTGTTGCGTGAGCCGCAATTGGATACGCAGCAATATCGGCAATTATGTTTGAAACTGGCGCAGATACCGCGCCCGCATGGCGGCATGCTCATTGGGCATGGTGAGTTATCTACGTTAGTTGATTTGCCCCTCGATGGCGTGCATCTCACGTCACGGCAACTGATGGCATTGCAGCAGCGCCCAGCTCAGTTTAACTGGGTGGGCGCATCGACGCATAATGAGTCTGAATTGGCGCAGGCCAATCGCCTTGGGCTTGATTACACTGTGCTGGGGCATGTGTGTGCCAGCGCGAGTCATCCTGATCAGGCACCGCTAGGTTGGACGCAATTTGCGGATTTGCTCGCGCAAGGTTGGAGTAGCCCATGTTTTGCCATTGGCGGGCAAAGTATGGCAACGCTGGCGCAAGCACAAGCTGCAGGGGCTCAAGGCGTTGCAATTTTAAGTGCGGCTTGGCGATGA